One genomic region from Rhodococcus sp. SBT000017 encodes:
- a CDS encoding carboxymuconolactone decarboxylase family protein: MAVTTPRIPSGTAKTLGPINWVICKVIAKGAGVPNPHLFTTLGRTGGLYRAWLFYSGHLMPGGKISRKETEMVILRVAHLRDSAYEMDHHIRLGKRAGIDRDLLELIETGPDAPGLSTRYRTILTAVDELIATKILFDATWAQLATQFDERRLIEFVLLVTQYDGLATTLATLRVERDYGDRPPRP; encoded by the coding sequence GTGGCTGTGACCACACCACGCATTCCGTCCGGTACCGCCAAAACCCTCGGGCCCATCAACTGGGTCATCTGCAAGGTGATCGCCAAAGGTGCTGGGGTGCCCAATCCTCACTTGTTCACCACCCTCGGGCGCACCGGTGGGCTGTATCGGGCATGGCTGTTCTACAGCGGCCACCTGATGCCCGGCGGGAAGATCTCACGCAAGGAAACCGAAATGGTGATCCTGCGCGTGGCGCACCTGCGCGATTCCGCGTACGAGATGGACCACCACATCCGGCTGGGCAAGCGGGCGGGCATCGACCGGGATCTGCTCGAGCTGATCGAGACCGGACCCGACGCACCGGGACTGTCGACGCGGTATCGGACCATTCTGACCGCGGTCGACGAACTCATCGCCACCAAGATTCTCTTCGACGCGACCTGGGCTCAACTGGCCACCCAGTTCGACGAGCGGCGACTCATCGAGTTCGTCCTGCTGGTCACCCAATACGACGGCCTGGCAACCACTCTCGCGACCCTGCGGGTCGAGCGGGATTACGGCGACCGGCCACCGCGTCCGTGA
- a CDS encoding class I SAM-dependent methyltransferase, with translation MSESVETALRRALEMIEPTTLRELARTDGGYVELLPDVPAPNPSPASIAMNNRVVAAIYEKLWRPFGVSMMGIAGMSMAAERAKAVADLRLNGPQRVLDVACGPGNFTKFLSEKLTGDGIAIGFDISEAMIARAVQDNRGPRAAYVRGDAAHLPYSDDAFDAVCCYAALYLVPKPMTVLDELIRVVRPGGRIAIMTSCEPRPAPLGTVVGFGTGLAGVRMFPRNLFVDVFEASGLTEIQQDVRGLAQFVSATKQ, from the coding sequence GTGAGCGAGTCAGTCGAGACCGCACTGCGGCGCGCGCTCGAGATGATCGAGCCGACGACGCTGCGCGAGTTGGCGCGCACCGACGGTGGCTACGTCGAACTGCTGCCGGACGTGCCCGCACCGAACCCGTCGCCGGCGAGCATCGCGATGAACAACCGCGTGGTCGCCGCGATCTACGAGAAGCTGTGGCGTCCGTTCGGGGTGTCCATGATGGGCATCGCCGGCATGTCGATGGCGGCCGAGCGCGCCAAAGCCGTCGCCGACCTGAGGTTGAACGGGCCGCAACGAGTGCTCGACGTCGCGTGCGGCCCCGGCAATTTCACCAAGTTCCTGTCCGAGAAACTCACCGGTGACGGTATCGCGATCGGCTTCGACATCTCCGAGGCCATGATCGCCCGCGCAGTGCAGGACAACCGTGGACCACGTGCGGCGTACGTACGCGGAGACGCTGCCCACCTGCCGTATTCGGACGACGCTTTCGACGCCGTATGCTGCTACGCCGCACTGTATCTCGTTCCGAAGCCCATGACAGTGCTGGACGAGTTGATTCGCGTCGTCCGCCCGGGTGGACGCATCGCGATCATGACCAGCTGCGAGCCTCGTCCGGCCCCGCTGGGCACAGTCGTCGGCTTCGGCACCGGCCTGGCGGGCGTGCGGATGTTTCCGAGGAACCTGTTCGTCGACGTGTTCGAGGCGTCGGGACTGACCGAGATTCAGCAGGACGTCCGGGGACTGGCCCAGTTCGTCAGTGCCACGAAACAGTAA
- a CDS encoding SDR family oxidoreductase, whose product MKNFENKVAVVSGAGSGIGRALALNLANRGAQLALSDIDGEGLGETVVLCEKIGARTVPYELDVSDRAAVYSHADAVIGEFGRVNFVANNAGVALGADVVDMTWEDFEWVMNIDFWGVANGTKAFLPALIDSGEGHLVNVSSVFGLMGIPGQSAYNSAKFAVRGFTEALRQEMKVARHPVGVTCVHPGGIKTNIVANARGMDDLGAPDEASRRFQQIALTTPTRAAKVILAGVERNRPRVLIGPDARVFDLIPRVVGPRYQDLLAPLNRLGSAAGRKLAKNSSIGP is encoded by the coding sequence ATGAAGAATTTCGAGAACAAGGTAGCCGTCGTATCCGGCGCGGGTTCGGGAATCGGCCGAGCCCTCGCGCTGAATCTGGCGAACCGTGGAGCGCAGCTTGCGCTGTCCGACATCGACGGTGAAGGGCTCGGGGAGACCGTGGTTCTGTGCGAGAAGATCGGAGCGCGCACGGTGCCGTACGAGCTGGACGTATCGGACCGGGCCGCGGTCTACTCGCATGCCGACGCCGTCATCGGCGAATTCGGACGCGTCAACTTCGTGGCGAACAACGCCGGCGTCGCACTGGGCGCAGATGTGGTGGACATGACCTGGGAGGACTTCGAGTGGGTCATGAACATCGACTTCTGGGGGGTTGCCAACGGCACCAAAGCTTTTCTGCCGGCGTTGATCGACTCCGGGGAAGGTCATCTCGTCAATGTCTCCAGCGTGTTCGGCCTGATGGGTATCCCCGGTCAGAGTGCGTACAACTCGGCGAAGTTCGCCGTCCGCGGCTTCACCGAGGCGTTGCGTCAGGAAATGAAGGTCGCTCGCCATCCCGTAGGAGTCACGTGCGTGCACCCCGGTGGGATCAAGACCAACATCGTGGCCAACGCTCGCGGAATGGATGATCTCGGTGCTCCTGACGAGGCCTCGCGCCGCTTCCAGCAGATCGCACTCACCACCCCGACGAGAGCGGCCAAGGTGATACTCGCCGGAGTGGAACGAAACAGGCCTCGTGTTCTGATCGGCCCCGATGCCCGTGTGTTCGATCTGATTCCGCGCGTCGTCGGTCCGCGGTACCAGGACCTGCTCGCCCCGCTCAACCGGCTCGGCTCGGCGGCCGGTAGGAAACTGGCGAAGAACAGCAGTATCGGCCCGTAG
- a CDS encoding diiron oxygenase: protein MSPRSSAVQYDPYVDIDWESPWQSEASALPRDSVTLYGTRLWGRLAEQDRRTLALHEAVSRWSTVSYLSAMLIGNQLRRVAEEGLNSTDSRNALDEVAGGSRTTITFGRLVRATQVPPYKPPRGTTTAAKLLGFLPLGAASHASILLVEETFARSMAGAVTDPGIEPHVRQAVKIHGLGSADRFASARSEVVAAQTNSNAMARAYNRVLLALLANVILRLGVSFEVYRSIGISSARGAFASRRRRSEIRRRDAASTVAFLDSAGMLDGTLTSALWRLTGVGPDEQNAEVRT from the coding sequence ATGAGCCCACGCTCGTCGGCGGTCCAGTACGATCCGTATGTCGACATCGACTGGGAATCACCCTGGCAGAGTGAGGCGTCGGCGTTGCCGAGAGACTCGGTGACGTTGTACGGGACCCGCCTGTGGGGCAGGTTGGCCGAGCAGGATCGGCGTACCTTGGCTCTGCACGAGGCAGTGAGCAGATGGAGCACGGTGTCGTATCTGTCGGCCATGCTGATCGGTAACCAGCTCAGGCGGGTAGCGGAGGAGGGGCTCAACAGCACCGATTCGCGCAATGCTCTCGACGAGGTTGCAGGCGGTTCGCGGACCACGATCACCTTCGGACGGCTGGTTCGCGCCACGCAAGTTCCGCCCTACAAGCCGCCGCGGGGCACGACCACGGCCGCCAAGCTGTTGGGCTTTCTACCGCTGGGTGCAGCATCGCACGCGTCCATTCTGTTGGTCGAGGAGACCTTTGCCCGGTCGATGGCCGGTGCGGTGACCGACCCCGGTATCGAACCCCATGTTCGACAGGCCGTGAAGATCCATGGGCTCGGGAGCGCCGATCGTTTTGCGTCCGCGCGATCGGAAGTGGTTGCTGCGCAGACCAACTCGAATGCGATGGCTCGCGCGTACAACCGTGTGCTGCTCGCTCTGCTGGCCAACGTGATTCTCCGTCTCGGAGTGTCGTTCGAGGTGTACCGATCCATCGGCATCAGTTCTGCTCGAGGCGCGTTCGCGTCGCGGCGTCGTCGATCCGAGATCAGACGTCGGGACGCCGCGAGCACCGTCGCCTTCCTGGATTCGGCCGGAATGCTCGACGGCACCCTCACCTCGGCGCTGTGGAGACTGACCGGAGTCGGACCCGACGAACAGAACGCGGAAGTGCGCACATGA
- a CDS encoding diiron oxygenase, which translates to MSRRAALATEDLAATRARTVGPREKTASRLLKSTANKFYDGEVDIDWDAPVVDGMRWMPEHRTSLYRTKLWDKLSEEQRRELGRHEIVSILSFGIYAEGFLSANLLRVFGKGTFSDHSMYSIAEVGEESRHSIMFGKLIEKAGLKPYLLPRVGLVVAKLGQFLPLGPATYGGTLLIEEVLDRAQREAQNDPEMQPHLRQMMRIHVIEESRHITYAREEMVRAMQSTNRVNRAVHRVILATIANFTYIALINPRVYRSVGINPIRGIVTAMASPTYKTNMQFFSEPMIRFFADAGMCDGVVTRRLWKMTRAMPDDLV; encoded by the coding sequence GTGTCGAGGCGCGCTGCACTGGCGACCGAGGACTTGGCTGCCACCCGGGCGCGGACCGTCGGGCCTCGTGAGAAAACCGCGAGTCGCTTGCTGAAGTCGACTGCCAACAAGTTCTACGATGGCGAGGTCGACATCGACTGGGATGCTCCTGTGGTCGACGGAATGCGCTGGATGCCCGAACATCGAACCTCGCTGTACCGAACCAAGTTGTGGGACAAGCTCTCCGAAGAGCAGCGTCGTGAACTGGGGCGACACGAGATCGTCAGCATTCTCTCGTTCGGTATCTACGCCGAGGGGTTTCTCAGTGCAAATCTGCTTCGGGTGTTCGGCAAGGGCACGTTCTCCGATCATTCGATGTACTCGATAGCCGAGGTCGGCGAGGAATCGCGCCACTCGATCATGTTCGGAAAGTTGATCGAGAAGGCGGGCCTGAAGCCCTACCTCCTGCCCAGAGTGGGTCTCGTCGTTGCGAAGCTCGGTCAGTTTCTCCCTCTCGGACCGGCCACGTACGGCGGGACTCTTCTCATCGAGGAGGTCCTCGATCGGGCGCAGCGAGAAGCGCAGAACGATCCCGAAATGCAGCCACACCTGCGCCAGATGATGCGCATCCACGTGATCGAGGAGTCGCGTCACATCACCTACGCCCGTGAAGAAATGGTGCGCGCGATGCAATCGACCAATCGAGTCAATCGTGCGGTCCACCGCGTCATCCTTGCGACGATCGCCAACTTCACGTACATCGCACTCATCAATCCGCGCGTGTACCGATCCGTCGGGATCAACCCCATTCGCGGAATCGTCACCGCCATGGCCAGTCCCACCTACAAGACCAACATGCAGTTCTTCTCCGAACCGATGATCCGATTCTTCGCCGACGCCGGCATGTGCGACGGTGTCGTGACCCGTCGCCTGTGGAAGATGACCCGCGCCATGCCGGACGATCTGGTATGA
- a CDS encoding TetR/AcrR family transcriptional regulator, whose product MSHCKKIDARTERWREHRLHVRRELVAAALIAIDVQGPNVSMGDIAKVAGTAKPKLYRHFADRSDLHTSIVQNVQDMLWDRIMNTVDLVEDSVADLIDRSVAGYAAVVVEHPNLFRFLVHGHFLSRSSDRTTPRRTAGDPALDSTRAASDMVARILADAIQEPAVDNSTVEMVSYSTFGAVATATDWWLGSSDDHESTMTIEVFTAHLAAIVRGLVESSSALLGIRIESDRPIHLAFVRDQECTCE is encoded by the coding sequence GTGTCCCACTGCAAGAAGATCGATGCGCGCACCGAACGCTGGCGAGAGCACCGACTTCACGTGCGGCGAGAGTTGGTCGCGGCCGCACTGATCGCGATCGATGTGCAAGGCCCGAACGTCAGCATGGGCGATATAGCGAAGGTGGCGGGGACGGCCAAGCCCAAGCTGTATCGACACTTTGCCGACCGTTCCGATCTGCATACGTCAATAGTCCAGAACGTCCAGGACATGTTGTGGGACCGGATCATGAACACCGTCGACCTGGTCGAGGATTCCGTCGCCGATCTCATCGATCGCAGCGTCGCCGGTTACGCGGCGGTTGTCGTAGAACATCCCAACCTGTTCCGGTTTCTGGTCCACGGCCACTTCCTGAGTCGCTCCAGCGACCGCACGACTCCACGGCGCACCGCAGGTGACCCAGCGTTGGATTCCACTCGTGCCGCATCCGACATGGTGGCCCGAATATTGGCAGACGCCATACAGGAACCCGCTGTGGACAATTCGACCGTCGAGATGGTGTCCTACTCGACGTTCGGAGCGGTGGCAACCGCAACGGACTGGTGGCTCGGCAGCTCCGACGACCACGAATCCACCATGACCATCGAAGTATTCACCGCGCATCTGGCGGCCATCGTGCGAGGTCTCGTCGAGTCCTCGAGTGCGCTCCTCGGTATCCGCATCGAATCCGACCGACCCATACATCTCGCGTTCGTTCGTGACCAGGAGTGCACCTGTGAGTGA
- a CDS encoding DUF4873 domain-containing protein yields MSDLSGKPDFRGPATLTFEAPPAEFEVQVDLRGHSQPIDGIFRWYGRVRPHEALQSFMAAAGSRRKGRLSTESGDVPVLVSDVDFWGRYRLQGTGMPPYPLVPEEDPDSKSDDVVAPSPEDQALHRAAELLEPEFHTAAVTTDGYVELLGGTPAPSPTAASRAMNNPLVASIYEKLWRPAGVAMMGVGGISMSAERDKAVEDLRLSGDMKVLDVAAGPGNFTRYLSDHLSGDGITIGFDISEQMIRRAVRDNRGPHAAYMRGDAQSLPFADNTFDAVCCFAALYLIPNPLTVVDELVRVLRPGGRIAIMTSYGRNAAPVKSVLGAVSERIGVRMFDKDQFTSIFAQCGMTEIEQEVRGLAQFVSATNAH; encoded by the coding sequence GTGAGTGATCTATCCGGTAAGCCCGATTTCCGCGGACCGGCAACTCTGACTTTCGAGGCCCCTCCTGCCGAGTTCGAGGTGCAGGTAGATCTGCGCGGACACTCCCAACCCATCGACGGCATCTTCCGCTGGTACGGCCGCGTCCGGCCACACGAGGCACTGCAGAGTTTCATGGCGGCTGCCGGCAGCCGCCGCAAAGGCAGGCTGAGCACCGAAAGCGGTGATGTGCCCGTCCTGGTGAGCGACGTGGACTTCTGGGGCCGATACCGCCTGCAAGGCACCGGGATGCCGCCGTATCCGCTCGTACCCGAGGAAGACCCGGACAGCAAGTCCGACGACGTTGTCGCGCCTTCCCCCGAGGACCAGGCCCTCCACCGCGCCGCAGAGCTACTCGAACCCGAATTTCATACGGCTGCGGTCACCACCGACGGCTATGTGGAGCTGCTGGGCGGTACTCCTGCCCCGTCACCGACGGCTGCGAGTCGAGCCATGAACAACCCTCTGGTGGCCTCGATCTACGAAAAGCTCTGGCGTCCTGCCGGTGTCGCCATGATGGGAGTAGGCGGCATCTCGATGTCCGCCGAACGCGACAAGGCCGTCGAAGACCTACGGCTGTCCGGAGACATGAAGGTACTGGACGTGGCAGCGGGACCGGGAAACTTCACCAGGTACCTCTCCGACCACCTGAGCGGTGATGGCATCACCATCGGGTTCGACATCTCCGAGCAGATGATCAGGCGCGCCGTTCGCGACAACCGCGGCCCCCACGCCGCCTACATGCGCGGTGATGCGCAGTCACTTCCGTTTGCCGACAACACATTCGACGCCGTCTGCTGCTTCGCTGCCCTGTACCTGATACCGAATCCATTGACCGTCGTCGACGAACTCGTCCGGGTTCTCCGGCCGGGCGGTCGAATCGCGATCATGACGAGCTACGGCCGCAACGCCGCTCCGGTCAAATCGGTGCTGGGGGCGGTGTCGGAACGCATCGGGGTCCGCATGTTCGACAAGGATCAGTTCACGTCGATCTTCGCGCAGTGCGGCATGACCGAGATCGAGCAGGAAGTACGCGGTCTCGCCCAGTTCGTCAGCGCCACCAACGCCCACTGA